The sequence CGCAAGCCTTCGACGGCGGCTCGATCCGAGCCTACACGCGTGGGCGCGCGACCCGGTCCGGAGGGGACCGCCGGCCGCAGCGAGGCGTCACGGGGTGGCGGTCGAGGGCGCCGGGGTCTTGCGGGTCAGGTAGAAGAAATCGCGCAGGGAGCGCTTGCGGATGTACTCGTCTTCCGAGAACTCGAAGCCGCTCGCCAGCGCGACCGGCGCGAGGGCGCCGCCCTCACCGGGCTCGTAGAGAAGGAACTTCGGGTACGACCAGTTCACGTCGAGCTGCGCCACCGTCGAGGCGCCGGCGTGCTGCATCCCGAGCGCGATGGCGGGCGCCGTCGTGTGATTGCTGATCCCGACGTAGAGGACCTTGCCGTCGCGGTCGAGCCCCACCGCGGAGCGGCGGATCACCGTGTTGCCGTCCAGCGTGGCGCCCCAGTTGCGGACCTGCGGCGCGCGGAGCAGCGGGTGCAACTCGCCCTCGTCGACCATGCAGCTCGGCGTCTGCCGCCACCACTGCATGTCGCTCTCCTCCGTCGAAAGCCTTGTCCACGGCGCGATCTGCATCCGCCCGTCGCGGCGCCGCGCGAGCGTGCAGCCCTGGTCCCGGGGGCGCACAAGCGTCACGCCGTCGACCCGCATCCCCCACTGGCCGTGCTCGGTCATGAAGCCGCCGTTGAACGCCGCGAGCAGCCGCTCGTGGTCCGCCTCCGGGATCTTCGCGGGCCGCTCGTAGGGCTTGCCCTCCTCGGTCGTCGCCGCCGGCTCGCGGGAGCCGGCCATGAGGTGCACATCGACCCTCGCGAGATCCACCGCCACGATGAACAGCTCCGCCCAGGAGCGGTTCGGATCCGGGTGGAGCAGCGTCTTGTAGAGGCGCGGCGCGTCGCCCGGATGGACGCGATCCGCGATGGGCACCCACCGCCCGTCGCCGGGGGCCGACCAGGCCGCGTGCGCGGGGCCGACGTCCGTCGGCCGGAACGCCGCCGCGCCGGCGCCCCCCGCCGCCGAGCCCGGCGTCGCCGCCGGAGGCGGTGACGCCGTCGTGGCAGGAACCGGTTGCTCGGGCACCTCCCAGTACGTCTTCGGCGGCTCGTCCTTGCGCCAGAACCGCTGGACGCGATCCTCCAGCGCGTACGCCGTCTCCTCGAGCGCTGTCACGTTCTCGGCCCCGATCACCGAGCGCAGCCCGTTCGCGACGAGCGGGCCCATCCATGGAATGCGGTGCACCGCGATCCACAAGCCGGCGCCGGAGAGCACCGGGACGGCGACGGCACCGAGAGCCCAGCGCCGCAGCCGGGATCGGGGCAACCGAAGGCCGGGGCGCTCCGGAGCGGAGTGCCCGACCCGAGCCGGCGTTTTCGAGGCTTCGGCGGTTTCGGCCATGGCGTGCTGCACTGCTTCGAAGGAGCGGGAAGACGCTGGAAGTCGCGGGCGGATGCGGCGCGAGCCACGAGCGCGAGCGCGCGAGAAGCAGGCCCTCCGCTCGGGCGACGGTCTAGCACGGTGCGCCGCGCGCGCGGACCCCGCTCCGCGCACCGCGAGCGGAGCGATGGGATCGCGGCTCGGGCGGCGTCGTAGCGGGTAACCGCAGCGGGAAGCGCGAAGCGGCCAAGGCAAAGCCGAAACCCGAAGCCGAACGACGAGCGACGTGAGCAACGCGTGACGGCTCGCTGTTGGCTCGCGGTCGCTGCTCGACTTCCTCACCACGCCGTACTAGAGTCGCGGCCTCGGACTGACCTGGCACGGGTCGCGGTGCTCGGTCGCTGTCATTGGTCCTCGCAGCCTCCGTTCAAGGGGCGCGAGGCGGCAGCTCTCCGTGATCGAACCCTCTCCACAAGGAGGGCGCGGTGCCGCGGCGTACCTTCCGCCCTTGCTCAGGAGGGGCTGTCCTCCAGCCCGATGTCCATGCAATTTGCCGATCTCAAGCTCATCGAACCGCTGCTCCGCGCCATCGAGGCCGAGGGGTACAGCGCCCCGACGCCCATCCAGCAGCAGGCCATCCCGCCCATTCTCGAGGGCAACGACCTCCTCGGCTGCGCGCAGACCGGCACGGGCAAGACCGCCGCGTTCGCGCTGCCGATCCTGCAGCGCCTCGCGCAGAGCGGCGGGTCGAAGCAGGGCGGGCTCCGCGTGCTCGTGCTCACCCCGACGCGCGAGCTCGCGGCGCAGGTCGCCGAGAGCTTCACCACGTACGGCAAGAACCTCGGCCTGCGGACCGCGGTCGTCTTCGGCGGGGTGGGGCAGCGCCCCCAGATGGAGGCGCTGCGCCGCGGCGTCGACGTGCTCGTCGCGACGCCGGGCCGGCTGCTCGATCTCTGCTCGCAGGGCATCGCCCCGTTCGGTCGGCTCGATACGCTCGTCCTCGACGAGGCCGATCGGATGCTGGACATGGGGTTCATCCACGACATCCGGCGCGTGCTCGCGATGCTGCCCGAGCGCCGGCAGACGCTCCTGTTCTCGGCCACGATGCCGCCGGACATCCTGAAGCTCGCGAACAGCATCCTGCGCAGCCCGGTGCGCGTCGAGGTCGCGCGGATCGCCACGACGGCCGAGAACATCGACCAGCGGGTGGTCTTCGTCGAGCGCGGCGACAAGCGCGCGATGCTGGAGCACGTGCTCAAGGATCCCGCGCTCCGCCGGGCCATCGTGTTCACCCGCACCAAGCACGGCGCCAACCGCGTGGTCCAGCAGCTCAGCCGTGCGCGCATCGAGGCGGTCGCCATCCACGGGAACAAGTCCCAGGGCGCGCGCGAGCGGGCGCTCGCGAGCTTCAAGCAGGGGACGACGAGCGTGCTCGTCGCGACCGACATCGCGGCGCGCGGCATCGACATCGACGACATCTCGCACGTGATCAACTACGACCTCCCGAACATCCCGGAGAGCTACGTGCACCGCATCGGCCGCACGGCGCGCGCCGGGGCGTCCGGGGTGGCGCTCTCCTTCTGCGACAGCGAGGAGCGCGCCTATCTCGCCGACATCGAGCGCCTCATCCAGAAGCGCCTCCCGCTCCTCGCGGACCCCGGGGTTCCGGTCTTCCAGATCGATCCCAGGCCCGCATCGCAATCGCACGGGCAAGCTCGGCCGCAGGCGCAGGGCCGGCCGCAGGGACAGGGCCGTCCCCACCCGCAGGGGCAAGCTCGGCCCCAGGGACAGGGTCGCCCCCAGGGGCAAGCTCGGCCGCAGGGACAGGGCCGCCCGCACCCGCAGGGGCAAGCTCGGCCCCAGGGGCAAGCTCGGCCGCAGGGACAGGGCCGCCCGCACCCGCAGGGGCAAGCTCGGCCGCAGGCGCAGCCTTCCGCGCAGGCGCAGCCCCCGGTGCGGCCGCAGCCGCGGCACGACACCCCTCGCTTCGAGAACTGATCCTCACCGCGCTGCCCGCCGCGCTCGATCCATCACGCCGCGCATCGTCTGATGCGCGCGGCGTCGCGGCCCGGTGCTCGTGGCGCTCGTCACGCGCCAACGAGGGTGAGGGTGCCGCGCCGAGGCGCGCACGTCGTCTGCAAGGCGCACGGGT is a genomic window of Sorangium aterium containing:
- a CDS encoding DEAD/DEAH box helicase, with amino-acid sequence MQFADLKLIEPLLRAIEAEGYSAPTPIQQQAIPPILEGNDLLGCAQTGTGKTAAFALPILQRLAQSGGSKQGGLRVLVLTPTRELAAQVAESFTTYGKNLGLRTAVVFGGVGQRPQMEALRRGVDVLVATPGRLLDLCSQGIAPFGRLDTLVLDEADRMLDMGFIHDIRRVLAMLPERRQTLLFSATMPPDILKLANSILRSPVRVEVARIATTAENIDQRVVFVERGDKRAMLEHVLKDPALRRAIVFTRTKHGANRVVQQLSRARIEAVAIHGNKSQGARERALASFKQGTTSVLVATDIAARGIDIDDISHVINYDLPNIPESYVHRIGRTARAGASGVALSFCDSEERAYLADIERLIQKRLPLLADPGVPVFQIDPRPASQSHGQARPQAQGRPQGQGRPHPQGQARPQGQGRPQGQARPQGQGRPHPQGQARPQGQARPQGQGRPHPQGQARPQAQPSAQAQPPVRPQPRHDTPRFEN
- a CDS encoding phosphodiester glycosidase family protein, whose amino-acid sequence is MHRIPWMGPLVANGLRSVIGAENVTALEETAYALEDRVQRFWRKDEPPKTYWEVPEQPVPATTASPPPAATPGSAAGGAGAAAFRPTDVGPAHAAWSAPGDGRWVPIADRVHPGDAPRLYKTLLHPDPNRSWAELFIVAVDLARVDVHLMAGSREPAATTEEGKPYERPAKIPEADHERLLAAFNGGFMTEHGQWGMRVDGVTLVRPRDQGCTLARRRDGRMQIAPWTRLSTEESDMQWWRQTPSCMVDEGELHPLLRAPQVRNWGATLDGNTVIRRSAVGLDRDGKVLYVGISNHTTAPAIALGMQHAGASTVAQLDVNWSYPKFLLYEPGEGGALAPVALASGFEFSEDEYIRKRSLRDFFYLTRKTPAPSTATP